In the Planktothrix serta PCC 8927 genome, one interval contains:
- the thrC gene encoding threonine synthase: MTQATTNNFSLTGATFDKLKCKECGEEYAPEAKHVCEVCFGPLEVQYNYDLIRQTVTRATIEAGPNSIWRYRKFLPVATENVIDVGTGMTPLIKSERLARRLGLKNLYIKNDAVNMPTLSFKDRVVSVALSRARELGFSTVSCASTGNLANSTAAIAARAGLDCCVFVPADLEAGKILGTLIYNPILMAVKGNYDQVNRLCSEVANTHGWGFVNINLRPYYSEGSKTLGYEVIEQLGWKLPDHIVAPIASGSLFTKIHKGFREFVEVGLVEDKAVRFSGAQAEGCSPVASAFKEGRDFITPVKPNTIAKSIAIGNPADGIYAVELANKTNGNIECVNDEEVIQGMKLLAETEGIFTETAGGTTIAVLKKLVEAGKIDPEETTVVYITGNGLKTQEAVQGDVGEPLTIEPKLESFERAIERARTLDRLEWQQVLV; the protein is encoded by the coding sequence ATGACTCAGGCAACAACGAACAACTTCAGCTTAACCGGGGCTACCTTTGACAAACTTAAATGTAAAGAGTGTGGCGAAGAATACGCCCCCGAAGCCAAGCACGTTTGTGAAGTGTGTTTTGGCCCGTTGGAAGTTCAATACAACTATGACCTGATCCGCCAAACCGTAACTCGCGCTACGATTGAAGCTGGCCCTAACTCCATCTGGCGTTATCGCAAATTCCTCCCGGTCGCTACTGAGAATGTAATTGATGTTGGCACCGGAATGACCCCCCTCATCAAGTCAGAACGGTTAGCCCGTCGCCTGGGTTTAAAAAATCTTTATATTAAAAACGATGCTGTAAATATGCCCACCCTGAGCTTCAAAGATCGGGTGGTGTCCGTTGCTCTGAGTCGCGCTAGAGAATTAGGATTTTCGACCGTTTCCTGCGCCAGTACCGGAAATTTGGCCAACTCCACCGCCGCCATTGCTGCTAGAGCAGGTCTGGACTGTTGTGTGTTCGTCCCGGCGGACTTAGAAGCGGGTAAAATCTTAGGAACCTTAATCTATAACCCGATTTTAATGGCCGTTAAAGGCAATTACGATCAAGTTAACCGCCTGTGTTCGGAAGTCGCCAATACTCATGGTTGGGGATTTGTAAATATTAACCTGCGTCCCTACTATTCCGAAGGCTCAAAAACCCTAGGTTATGAAGTGATTGAACAATTGGGTTGGAAATTACCCGACCATATTGTCGCCCCCATTGCTTCCGGTTCTCTGTTCACCAAGATTCATAAAGGCTTCCGAGAATTTGTTGAAGTCGGTTTAGTCGAAGATAAAGCCGTGCGTTTCAGTGGGGCTCAAGCCGAAGGTTGTTCTCCCGTTGCTTCTGCGTTTAAAGAAGGACGAGATTTTATTACTCCGGTTAAACCCAATACCATTGCTAAATCCATTGCGATTGGAAATCCTGCTGATGGAATTTATGCTGTTGAATTAGCCAATAAAACCAACGGAAATATTGAATGCGTCAACGATGAAGAAGTGATTCAAGGGATGAAATTATTAGCCGAAACTGAAGGAATTTTCACAGAAACCGCAGGCGGAACCACCATCGCAGTCTTGAAAAAATTGGTAGAAGCGGGTAAAATTGATCCTGAAGAAACCACCGTTGTTTATATCACGGGCAATGGCTTGAAAACCCAAGAAGCCGTGCAAGGGGATGTCGGTGAACCCTTAACCATTGAACCGAAATTAGAAAGTTTTGAACGAGCCATTGAACGCGCTCGCACCTTAGACCGTCTGGAATGGCAACAAGTATTAGTTTAA
- the murC gene encoding UDP-N-acetylmuramate--L-alanine ligase, giving the protein MPSSVDFTGRPFHFIGIGGIGMSALAYILAKRKLPIYGSDIQRSHITQRLQALGAQIFCRQEASNFEYVRQSLDAENTELKLSVSDHVVKAGHKASVVHNGQKTQAIELPQVICSTAIHSGNLEYQAAKELGCPIFHRSDLLAALIQDYQSIAVAGTHGKTTTSSMIAFMALFAGLDPTILVGGEVNAWEGNARMGQGPYMVAEADESDGSLVKITAEIGVITNIELDHPDHYESLEQVINTFKVFETNCKTLVGCIDCATVREQIQPQITYSLNPDSGADYQAREIEYRANGIYAHIWERGNFLGELELQLLGQHNLSNALAAIAVGRQLGLEFSVIARSLALFEGAKRRFEHRGCYNDILFVDDYAHHPSEIRATLAAARHRLLDSALNTQPRLQRIVAIFQPHRYSRTHAFLQDFAQCFSDADVVILTEVYSAGEPNLWQIEGQNVADLIAHYHPQVLYQPSMDAIKMSLAQLLQPGDLALFLGAGNLNKIIPEVMAFYQTSPETGGIEPWRQTA; this is encoded by the coding sequence ATGCCGAGTTCTGTTGATTTCACTGGCAGGCCATTTCACTTCATTGGGATTGGTGGGATTGGAATGTCAGCCCTCGCCTACATCCTAGCGAAGCGAAAGCTACCCATTTATGGCTCTGATATTCAGCGCAGCCATATTACTCAACGCTTACAAGCTTTAGGGGCGCAAATTTTTTGCCGTCAAGAGGCGAGTAATTTTGAGTATGTTAGACAGTCCCTGGATGCGGAGAATACAGAACTGAAGCTATCAGTTTCTGATCATGTCGTCAAAGCGGGACATAAGGCTTCGGTTGTTCATAATGGACAGAAGACTCAGGCGATAGAATTGCCTCAAGTTATTTGTTCAACGGCTATTCATTCGGGGAACTTAGAGTATCAAGCGGCTAAGGAGTTAGGTTGTCCGATTTTTCATCGTTCAGATTTACTAGCGGCTCTGATTCAGGATTACCAAAGTATTGCTGTCGCGGGAACCCATGGAAAAACAACCACGAGCAGCATGATTGCGTTCATGGCGCTCTTTGCGGGTCTTGACCCCACGATTTTAGTTGGGGGAGAAGTTAACGCCTGGGAAGGGAATGCTCGCATGGGTCAGGGGCCTTATATGGTGGCGGAAGCGGATGAATCCGATGGCTCTCTGGTGAAAATTACGGCTGAAATTGGTGTAATTACCAATATTGAGTTAGATCATCCCGATCACTATGAAAGCCTAGAACAAGTAATCAACACGTTCAAAGTGTTTGAAACCAACTGTAAAACTTTAGTGGGGTGCATCGATTGTGCAACGGTACGAGAGCAAATTCAACCCCAGATCACCTACAGTTTGAACCCAGACTCAGGAGCCGATTATCAAGCGCGGGAGATTGAATATCGAGCCAATGGAATTTATGCTCACATTTGGGAACGGGGCAATTTCCTCGGAGAGTTGGAGTTACAGTTGTTAGGGCAGCATAATCTCAGTAATGCCTTAGCTGCGATCGCGGTAGGACGACAGTTAGGTTTGGAGTTTTCCGTCATAGCCCGATCATTAGCGCTCTTTGAAGGGGCGAAACGTCGTTTCGAGCATCGAGGTTGTTACAACGACATCCTATTTGTGGACGATTACGCCCATCATCCCAGTGAAATTCGCGCTACCCTCGCCGCCGCCCGCCATCGTCTGCTTGATAGTGCCTTGAATACTCAACCTCGCCTTCAGCGTATTGTTGCTATCTTTCAACCCCATCGCTATAGTCGAACTCATGCCTTTTTACAAGATTTTGCTCAGTGTTTCAGTGATGCGGATGTTGTTATCCTGACTGAAGTTTATAGTGCTGGGGAACCGAATCTTTGGCAAATTGAAGGACAAAATGTAGCAGACTTGATTGCCCATTACCATCCTCAAGTGTTATATCAGCCTTCTATGGATGCCATTAAGATGAGTTTGGCTCAACTCTTGCAACCGGGTGATTTAGCTTTATTTCTCGGTGCTGGCAACCTGAATAAAATCATTCCAGAGGTAATGGCATTTTATCAGACTTCCCCGGAGACGGGTGGGATTGAGCCTTGGCGCCAAACTGCTTAA